TCGGTGACACACCGGTCAATGACCTGGTGCGCGACGACGCTACCGGTGACCTCTACGCGGCAACCGACTTCGGCGTGCTGCGGCTCGCGGCCGGGACCACGACGTGGACCAAAAGCGCTCCGGGGATACCCAACGTCGAGGTGGCGGGCCTGACCGTCGTGCCGGGCAAGCAGATCCTCTACGCCGCGACCCACGGGCTCGGAGCCTGGCGGCTCAATCTCGGCGCTGAATGACGCTCAAGAAACACCGCGAGGGGCCGCACCCGCGGCCCCTCGCCCTGGATCAACTCGCGCCACAGGGTGGGGCCCGGCCCGCCTCCCAGAGGTGGCAAGGCTTAGCTGATGTGCAGCTGCATACAGAGAAAAGTGAGAAAGATGATCAAGCGTCGAATGGCCCTCGCGGCAGGTGTCGCGGCCCTCCTGGTCGGCTGCGGAACCACGGCCGTGCCCGCCACCAGCGGCGACACGACCATCCGTGTCCAGGTCTCGGGCGAGCCGGGGGAGACTGCCGGATATAGCGCGATAGCGAAAACCTACGAGCAGAGCCATCCCGGGACGAAGGTGCACATCGTGCCCGTCGCGGAGAAGTCCGATCACCTCACCCGCCTGTCGACAGCGTTCGCCGGCGGCAATCCGCCGGATGTCTTCCTGATCAACTACCGGGAGTACGCCCAGTTCGCGGCCCGCGGCGCGATCGAACCGATCGGCCCTCGCCTGGCCGGCGTCGGCGTGGACACCGCGGACTACTACCAGCAGCCGATCAGCGCGTTCACGTACGACGGGCAGGTGCAGTGCATGCCCCAGAACCTCTCCTCGCTGGTCGTCTACTACAACCGCACGCTGTTCGCCAAGGCGGGTATGCAAGCCCCGACGCCGGGGTGGACCTTCGAGCAGTTCAAGGAAGCGGCCATCCGACTCACCGACGACGGCGTCCATGGCCTGGGATTGGATCCCTCCCTCGTGCGCCTTGCTCCGTTCGTCTGGAGCAACGGCGGCGACATCGTCGACGACCCCGAGCACCCGACGCGACTCACGCTCGACACACCCGCTGCTCGGCAGACCCTGGAGTCGCTGGTGCAGCTCGTGCGTGGCGATGGAACAGGACCGGACAGAACGGAGCTCGCGGGTCAGGACCTGCAGGCCCGATTCGCCTCCGGCAAGCTCGCGATGTTCCTCGATTCCCGTAAGGAAACCCCGGCCCTGCGCGAAGTACAGGGTCTCGACTGGGACGTCGCCGCCCTGCCGGTGACCCGCAAGCCGGCCGGCGTCCTGCACTCGGACGCCTACTGCATCGCCCGCAAGTCGAAGCACCACGACGAAGCCGCCCGCTTCATCGCCTTCGCCATCGGGAAGGACGGCCAGCGGATCACCGCGTTGAGCGGACGTGTGGTGCCCTCCCTTCGCGAGGTCGCCAAGTCGTCGGCCTTCCTCAACCCTGTCAGGAAGCCGGCCAACTCCCAGGCGTTCCTTGACGGCATTCCGCATCTCAAGAGCCTCCCGGTCCTGGCAACCTGGCCGGAGATCGAGGACATAGCCGGCGAGGAACTGGCCCGCGCCTTTTACGACGGTGCACCCCTGGATGACGTGATCAAGCGGATCGACGAGCGCACCCGGCCGTTGTTCACCTCCAGTGACGGCACCCGATGAGGAGGCTTCTGTCAGTGCTGATCACCGCAGGGGCCGGCGTATCCCTGCTGACGGCCTGCACCCTCCCCACGTCAAACACCGAACCCGGGCCCGGCGCGGCAGAAGCCGCTGCCATCTGCCCGAGCCCCAGCCCGGCAGCCGATATCCCGGACATACCGTCCGGGTTCAAGGCCGACGAGCTCGGTGTGGTCACCGCCGTCAGCAAGCAGCCCGACTTCACCTCTGTGGTGATCTCCACCCGGGCATCGTTCCGGGATGCCGTCATACGCATGCACAAGCTGGTGGACGAAGCCGGCTTCACCGTCCTCAGCGCGGAGGATGACGGTATCGACGTGGAGGTCTTCGTCAAGACACCCCACGGCCAGGGGATCATCAGCATGGCCGAGGCGCCGTGCGGCCAGGTCATGACGAATGCGGAACTACCGGAGCCCCCGAAATGACAGAGCATCGGGAGGCATCTGTACGGCGATCGGCTCGACTTCGCGGCAGCACGGCAGGACGGGCCTTGGCGGCCTGCATGGTCGGGGTCGTGTTCCTCTCCCCGCTGGCCATCATGGCCGTCGGCTCGCTGCGCAAGCCTGGACTGCCGCCTCCTGGCGGGCTCGAACTCCGGCCGGACGTGTTCTGGTCGGGTAACTACGGGACCGTTGCGGGGCTGATCCCGCTCGGCCAGCAGCTGCTGAACTCGGTCCTCGTCGTGTCAACCGCGGTACCGGTCACCGTACTTGTCGCCTCCTGGGCCGGGTTCGCGATCGCCATGGCGCGCCCCGCCGTACGACGCCCGCTGATCGGCATCGCGCTGGTGATGCTCAGCATGCCCGCGTCCGCCATGTGGGTGCCGCGCAAGGTGATGCTGGAGCAGCTGGGGCTGACCGACCACACCCTCGTCGTCGCGCTGCCCGCGGTCATGGGAACCACACCGTTCTACGTGCTGCTCTTCGCACTCGCCTACCACCGCATCCCACGGTCCTTGTACGAGGTCGCGGCAGTCGAACAGGCATCGGCGTTTCGTATCTGGAGGTCGGTCGCATTCCCACTCGCCCGGCCGACCATGTTCGCCGTGGCCGCGCTCGCCTTCGCCGCCTACTGGGGGAACTTCATCGACCCGCTCATCCTGCTCACCACGGAGGACGACTGGCCAGTCGCACTCGGCCTGCGCACCCTCGCCGCACTCGAGCCGACACTGCATCCGCTCTACATGGCAGCAGCCGTCATGGCCACCGCCCCCGTCGCGCTCGCCTTCCTGGCCGCACAACGAGCGCTCGCCCCCCGCCGCGGCTTGGAGACATGACCATGGGCATCGCAATCCACGGTGCACACAAGTCCTACCGTTCACGCCGTAAGCAGTCCATCACCGCCCTGACCGAGGTCGATCTGCAGGTGGCCAGGGGCGAGCTCATGGTGGTCGTAGGACCGTCAGGTTCCGGTAAAAGCACTCTGCTCAGAGCAACCGCCGGACTCGAGGCACTCGACGCCGGTCGAATCGAGATCGGCGGACGCGACGTCACGACGGCCGCACCGGGCGATCGAGACATTTCACTGGTCTTCCAGGACTACGCGCTCTTCCCCCACCTCACCGTCGCCGAGAACATCGCCTTCGGCCAGCGCGCCCGAGGCGTGCCCAAGACCCAGATCACCACCGACGTCGATCAGGCCGCATCCATGCTCGGCCTCACCGCCGCTCTGGCCCGGTACCCCCGCGAACTGTCAGGTGGAGAACGCCAACGCGTAGCACTCGCCCGGGCCATGATCCGCCGGCCCAATGCCTTCCTCCTCGACGAACCCCTCGCCAACCTCGACCCCGACCTGCGACTGCGCACGCGCGCCGAAATCCGCGAACTCCAGCGCCGCCTGGGCGTGTCGATGCTTTACGTCACCCACGACCAGACCGAGGCACTTGCTCTGGGCGACCGTATCGCCGTCGTCCGAGCAGGCCGCATCGAGCAGGTGGGCACACCTGACGAGCTCTACGCGCGCCCAGGCACGGCATTCATCGCACGCTTCATCGGAGCTCTGCCGATGAACCTGCTGCCACCCGAAGCGCTGGGCCGCGAGAACGGTCCGGTGACCGGCATCCGACCTGAGCGCACACACCTGGCACCTGCCGGACACGGGCATCTGACGGGACGCGTCGCCGCCGTGGAGCCAAGCGGCGAAGAGACGGTCCTTCACGTCGTGTGCCCCGACACCACGCGCATTCTGGTCAGGGTGCCGTCCTCGGCCGCTGTGCCCCGGCCCGGAAGCGAGACCGGCATCACCTGGAGCAACGCCGACGAACACCACTTCGCTTCGGCCGAAGGACCGCGCACCGCATGAACGATCAACACTGCCGACCCACTCGGCCCACTCCTCACCGCAGATGGGGCAGCGTGCGCACACCCTCACTCAGACATCGGCCGACAGCACTGGCCCTACCATGGCTCGCCGCCACAGCCCTTCTGGTGGGCATCCCACTCATCGGCTCGGCATGGCTCGCCTTCACCGACTACTACGGTTTCGGCGCCCCCTCATTCACCGGCCTCGACAACTGGCACCGACTCGCCACCGACGAAACCTTCTGGCACTCTCTCGCCAACTCGGCCAAGATCGCAGCCATAGCCATACCCCTGCGAACCGCACTCGCCATCGGCTGCGCGTTGCTACTCCACCGCCGCAGCAGCGTGAACAGCGCCGCCCGCACCGCAGTATTCCTGCCGTCCATCATTCCTGACGCCGCATGGGCTCTCCTGTGGCTCTGGCTGCTCAACCCTCTTTACGGGCCGCTCCCCCTCACCCTCGAAGCATTCGGCCTCCCCTCACCCGGCTGGTTCACCGACCCTGCTGCAGCACGAGGCGGACTCGCGCTCGTCGCATCCCTCCAGATGGGCGAGGGTTTCCTCGTCGCCCTCGCAGCCCGCCGCCTCCTGCCACGCTCCCTGCACGAAGCCGCCGCCATGGAAGGCGCGGGACGCACCTTCACCTTCAGACGCATCACGCTGCCGCTGATGGCACCGATCCTTACTTTGCTCGCACTGCGGGACGTCGTCCTCCTCCTGCACACCACGTTCATCCCGGCCCTGCTGATCACAGCCGGCGAACCGCACTCCGCGACACTGGTGGCACCGCTCTACGTCTACCGCCGCGCATTCCTGTACGGCGAGCTCGGGTATGCCAGCACCCTCTCGATCACGCTGCTGGTCACCGCTGCTGCCGTCGCAGCCGCTCAGCTGATCGTTCTTCACCGCACCCGTCTTCTCGAGCTGCTCTGACCCGAATCCGCAGGCAGTGGCGGAGGCCGGCGGCTGATACGTCGAGACGTGCGCTTCCGGTTTGAGACGACCGGCTACACCAGCAGGACTTTGCTGTCCGACCTGGGACACCGATGAGCGGGGGTGGACGCCGACCGGCTCCACCAAAGTCAACGGTTGCAGCCAGGACGATGACTGCAGGACCCGGCGCTTATGACCGTTTCCGCCTCCCTAGGCGCTATGGATCAGGGGGCAGCCAGGTAGCGGGAAGGGTGACGACGGCGGGAGGGGGAGCACCGGTGGATTCGAGGAGCCCGTGAGGAGCTGAGCCCGTCGCAAGATCGAAAGACACGCTGCCGCCGGAGTACGTGACGCTGAGGAAGGACACCGCGCTGCCGGAGAACGTGGCGTGTTTGAAGCTCACCCTGCCGCCGGAGAACACAGAGCTCGAGAAGATCACGTAGCCGCCGGAGAACGTGCATTGTCGAAACTGGCCCCGCCGCTGGAGAACTCGGTGCCCATGAAGAACACCCTGCTGCGATCAGAGAACGTGGCCTTGTCCAAGTCCAGTGTGCCGCCAGGGGAGAACTTTGCGTTGCTGAAAGACACCCTGCCGCCGCAGAATCTGGCCGCAGTGAAGATCACCCTGCCGCCCAATAGCAAGCGTGGCGCTGGCGAAGTCCAGGTTGCCGTCGGAGAACGTGGCACCGGTGAAGTCCAGCCAGCCGTCGATGCTTGCACCAGTGAGGTCGAGGTTGTGCCCTTGCCAGGAGCGGCTGGTTCCCTGAGGACGTCGATAGTGATCGCCGATGAGACGCAAGATCGTGTGCCGCACCTCGCGTTGTTCACGGTACCGGTTGCTCTTGTCCTCGTGGGCCTCGCGCTGCTCGTCGGTGAGCGAGGTGCCGTCGGGCGGGTCGCCGGGATCAGGAGAGAAAGGCAGGCGAAGGTAGGCGCATAGGACGTCGATGCAGGTCTGGCGTAGGTCCCGCGTGGGTGCGTCGTCGGCGAGGCCGGCCAGAGCGTGAACCCCGCCCAGCCGGACGGGCGGGGAGGCGGAACCGAGTTTGTCGATGGCCTGGGAAAAGCGTTCGGTATGGAGCCGGGTGGCCTCACGGTGGGCGCCAGCCTCGTCGACGCGCTGGCGGCGGTAAGCCACGACCAGGGCGACGAGCGCGCCCGCCCCGGCGACCACCCCGAAGGAGAGCTTCACCAAGTCGAAGAGCGTCGACGCGTCGAGCTTCTCGGTGGTGTCGATTCCCGTGAAGCCCAACAGGACCACCAGGCCGTAGAAGATGCCGCCTGCGACCAGGACGGCAGCAGCGAAGGTGACGGTCAGAGCCCGGCCGACCTTCCACAGGCGCAGTTCCCGGTTGTCTGCAGTTGATCGCAGCTGTCGGTTGGTCGTCACAGAGACGTAGACAAGGCTCCGAGATCCACGGTTGCAGTGAGCCATCTGCGGATGCACCGCTCCACGTCAGGGCCAAGGCGCACGCACCACCTCGTGTCAGCGGCCAGCCATCGCCATAAGCCAGAGACCTGCAAGGACACGCCCTACTTGATCGACCGTCACTGCTACCAGCTGACTGACTTCAAGCAGACACATCGCATCGTCCTGGTCCACGTCGTCACCGCGTCGCGCACCAGCTGGCGCATCATGCGCACCTCGGCCACCGAGGCGCGGGTGCCAGCCCCCGTACGCGATACGGACTGGGTCGCCAACCGCTCCCGGGGAGCACGGACGTTCCCTGCGCGTAGCCTCCGCCACATCCCTCCAACGCCAACCCGGCAAAGCAGAGCCCTTCCCCGCGCAGTCGGCGACCCGGCCGTATACCGTGCATGACATCCCATCTCCGTGCAGATGATCTTGGATTCCGGCCGGACGGCACACGCGTGATCAACCGATGGGCAACAGTGCCGGCCACCACGCGGGCACATCACCCAATGCGCATGCCTGCCTGGTGGCCCCCGCCAGAAGGTGCCACACCGTCATCGCAGGCCAGAGCAGCAGTACGGCCAGGGCGAGCACGCCGAGAGCGGGAACCAGCACTCGCTGCGCGTCCGGAGGCCCGCTCAGTCCGATCCACGCCGCCACTCCGGCCAGACCCATCACGGTTGAACTGACCAGGACATGGAGCAGGGTAGAGCCCGGCTCCCCCACTCCGCAGTCCCGCCAAGCATGGCCGAGCAGGAGCCCATGAGCATAGAAGCAGAGAACGAATACGAGCCACGGCGCCAACGAGGGCTCCCGGCCGTCCCTCCGCAGCAATCGGCTGCCCCAGCCGTCCGCCAGACACCGGAACA
The Streptomyces sp. NBC_00234 DNA segment above includes these coding regions:
- a CDS encoding ABC transporter ATP-binding protein, producing MGIAIHGAHKSYRSRRKQSITALTEVDLQVARGELMVVVGPSGSGKSTLLRATAGLEALDAGRIEIGGRDVTTAAPGDRDISLVFQDYALFPHLTVAENIAFGQRARGVPKTQITTDVDQAASMLGLTAALARYPRELSGGERQRVALARAMIRRPNAFLLDEPLANLDPDLRLRTRAEIRELQRRLGVSMLYVTHDQTEALALGDRIAVVRAGRIEQVGTPDELYARPGTAFIARFIGALPMNLLPPEALGRENGPVTGIRPERTHLAPAGHGHLTGRVAAVEPSGEETVLHVVCPDTTRILVRVPSSAAVPRPGSETGITWSNADEHHFASAEGPRTA
- a CDS encoding ABC transporter substrate-binding protein, whose protein sequence is MIKRRMALAAGVAALLVGCGTTAVPATSGDTTIRVQVSGEPGETAGYSAIAKTYEQSHPGTKVHIVPVAEKSDHLTRLSTAFAGGNPPDVFLINYREYAQFAARGAIEPIGPRLAGVGVDTADYYQQPISAFTYDGQVQCMPQNLSSLVVYYNRTLFAKAGMQAPTPGWTFEQFKEAAIRLTDDGVHGLGLDPSLVRLAPFVWSNGGDIVDDPEHPTRLTLDTPAARQTLESLVQLVRGDGTGPDRTELAGQDLQARFASGKLAMFLDSRKETPALREVQGLDWDVAALPVTRKPAGVLHSDAYCIARKSKHHDEAARFIAFAIGKDGQRITALSGRVVPSLREVAKSSAFLNPVRKPANSQAFLDGIPHLKSLPVLATWPEIEDIAGEELARAFYDGAPLDDVIKRIDERTRPLFTSSDGTR
- a CDS encoding carbohydrate ABC transporter permease is translated as MFLSPLAIMAVGSLRKPGLPPPGGLELRPDVFWSGNYGTVAGLIPLGQQLLNSVLVVSTAVPVTVLVASWAGFAIAMARPAVRRPLIGIALVMLSMPASAMWVPRKVMLEQLGLTDHTLVVALPAVMGTTPFYVLLFALAYHRIPRSLYEVAAVEQASAFRIWRSVAFPLARPTMFAVAALAFAAYWGNFIDPLILLTTEDDWPVALGLRTLAALEPTLHPLYMAAAVMATAPVALAFLAAQRALAPRRGLET
- a CDS encoding carbohydrate ABC transporter permease, yielding MGIPLIGSAWLAFTDYYGFGAPSFTGLDNWHRLATDETFWHSLANSAKIAAIAIPLRTALAIGCALLLHRRSSVNSAARTAVFLPSIIPDAAWALLWLWLLNPLYGPLPLTLEAFGLPSPGWFTDPAAARGGLALVASLQMGEGFLVALAARRLLPRSLHEAAAMEGAGRTFTFRRITLPLMAPILTLLALRDVVLLLHTTFIPALLITAGEPHSATLVAPLYVYRRAFLYGELGYASTLSITLLVTAAAVAAAQLIVLHRTRLLELL